The following proteins are encoded in a genomic region of Penaeus chinensis breed Huanghai No. 1 chromosome 10, ASM1920278v2, whole genome shotgun sequence:
- the LOC125029464 gene encoding alpha-L-fucosidase-like isoform X1, translating into MWRCWPLPRSVMRLSLCHVMVVCLFGSSVYTILSHQGLGRILRTLQRQDFDLGLAGAKYAPTWDSLDSRPLPAWYDAAKVGIFIHWGVFSVPSFGSEWFWKSWHDNKSKYVDFMRTNYRPGFTYADFAPEFTAEFFEPDEWARLFNASGARYVVLTSKHHEGFTLWPSRYSWNWNSLDVGPKRDLVGDLAQAIRTKTPHIHFGLYHSMYEWFHTMYLEDKARGFQTQDFVRAKTLPELYELVNIYKPEVLWSDGDWEAPDSYWNSTHFLAWLFNESPVKDSVVVNDRWGKGVVCNHGSYYTCSDRYNPGKLQNHKWENCMTLDKVSWGFRRNAPLRNYLTIQELLATLAETISCGGNLLVNVGPTHDGHIPAIMEERLRQLGSWLDVNGQAVYESTPWIHQSDAVTPGVWYTAKGNDVYAFVLRWPEDGVAILGSVLPTSGTKVYMLGHVEKLKPLKFTKTDKGQLTVMLPPMQQVRGQWVWVLLLSDILPA; encoded by the exons ATGTGGCGTTGCTGGCCTCTGCCCCGCTCAGTCATGAGGTTGTCGCTCTGTCATGTCATGGTTGTATGTCTGTTCG GCTCATCAGTCTACACAATACTGAGTCACCAGGGCCTAGGCAGAATATTGAGAACTTTGCAGCGGCAGGATTTCGACCTCG GGTTGGCCGGAGCGAAGTACGCGCCCACCTGGGACTCTCTGGACTCGCGCCCGCTGCCCGCTTGGTACGACGCGGCCAAAGTGGGCATCTTCATCCACTGGGGAGTTTTCTCCGTGCCATCTTTCGGTTCTGAGTGGTTCTGGAAATCCTGGCATG ATAATAAAAGCAAATACGTAGATTTCATGAGGACGAACTACCGTCCGGGCTTCACGTACGCGGACTTCGCGCCGGAATTCACGGCCGAGTTCTTCGAGCCCGACGAGTGGGCGAGATTGTTCAACGCCTCGGGCGCTCGCTACGTCGTCCTCACCAGCAAGCACCACGAGGGCTTCACCCTGTGGCCCTCGCGCTACTCCTGGAACTGGAACAGCCTCGACGTCGGACCCAAGAGGGACCTCGTAG gtgACCTCGCCCAGGCCATCAGGACCAAGACGCCGCACATCCACTTCGGCCTGTACCACTCCATGTACGAGTGGTTCCACACCATGTACCTCGAGGACAAAGCGAGGGGCTTCCAGACACAGGATTTCGTCAGGGCAAAGACACTTCCTGAACTTTATGAGCTG GTGAACATTTACAAGCCTGAAGTCCTCTGGTCTGACGGCGACTGGGAAGCCCCCGACTCGTACTGGAACTCAACGCACTTCCTGGCCTGGCTCTTTAACGAGTCTCCAGTGAAGGACAGCGTGGTGGTGAACGACAGGTGGGGCAAAGGTGTCGTTTGCAATCACGGGTCCTACTATACCTGCAGCGACCGATATAATCCAG GTAAGCTCCAGAACCACAAGTGGGAGAACTGCATGACGCTGGACAAGGTCTCTTGGGGCTTCCGCCGAAATGCTCCTCTTCGAAACTACCTCACCATCCAAGAACTCCTCGCCACCTTGGCAGAAACCATCAGCTGCGGAG GTAACTTGCTCGTTAACGTCGGCCCCACGCACGACGGCCATATTCCCGCCATCATGGAGGAGCGCCTTCGGCAACTCGGCTCGTGGCTCGACGTCAACGGCCAGGCTGTGTACGAGTCGACTCCCTGGATCCACCAAAGCGACGCTGTGACGCCGGGCGTGTG GTACACAGCTAAAGGCAACGACGTCTACGCCTTCGTGCTGCGATGGCCCGAGGACGGGGTGGCCATTCTGGGCTCCGTCCTGCCCACCTCAGGCACCAAGGTGTACATGCTCGGTCATGTCGAGAAGCTGAAACCACTGAAG TTCACCAAGACAGACAAGGGTCAGCTGACGGTGATGCTGCCGCCGATGCAACAGGTCAGAGGGCAGTGGGTTTGGGTCCTCCTGCTCTCGGACATCCTGCCAGCCTAG
- the LOC125029464 gene encoding alpha-L-fucosidase-like isoform X2 has product MWRCWPLPRSVMRLSLCHVMVVCLFGLAGAKYAPTWDSLDSRPLPAWYDAAKVGIFIHWGVFSVPSFGSEWFWKSWHDNKSKYVDFMRTNYRPGFTYADFAPEFTAEFFEPDEWARLFNASGARYVVLTSKHHEGFTLWPSRYSWNWNSLDVGPKRDLVGDLAQAIRTKTPHIHFGLYHSMYEWFHTMYLEDKARGFQTQDFVRAKTLPELYELVNIYKPEVLWSDGDWEAPDSYWNSTHFLAWLFNESPVKDSVVVNDRWGKGVVCNHGSYYTCSDRYNPGKLQNHKWENCMTLDKVSWGFRRNAPLRNYLTIQELLATLAETISCGGNLLVNVGPTHDGHIPAIMEERLRQLGSWLDVNGQAVYESTPWIHQSDAVTPGVWYTAKGNDVYAFVLRWPEDGVAILGSVLPTSGTKVYMLGHVEKLKPLKFTKTDKGQLTVMLPPMQQVRGQWVWVLLLSDILPA; this is encoded by the exons ATGTGGCGTTGCTGGCCTCTGCCCCGCTCAGTCATGAGGTTGTCGCTCTGTCATGTCATGGTTGTATGTCTGTTCG GGTTGGCCGGAGCGAAGTACGCGCCCACCTGGGACTCTCTGGACTCGCGCCCGCTGCCCGCTTGGTACGACGCGGCCAAAGTGGGCATCTTCATCCACTGGGGAGTTTTCTCCGTGCCATCTTTCGGTTCTGAGTGGTTCTGGAAATCCTGGCATG ATAATAAAAGCAAATACGTAGATTTCATGAGGACGAACTACCGTCCGGGCTTCACGTACGCGGACTTCGCGCCGGAATTCACGGCCGAGTTCTTCGAGCCCGACGAGTGGGCGAGATTGTTCAACGCCTCGGGCGCTCGCTACGTCGTCCTCACCAGCAAGCACCACGAGGGCTTCACCCTGTGGCCCTCGCGCTACTCCTGGAACTGGAACAGCCTCGACGTCGGACCCAAGAGGGACCTCGTAG gtgACCTCGCCCAGGCCATCAGGACCAAGACGCCGCACATCCACTTCGGCCTGTACCACTCCATGTACGAGTGGTTCCACACCATGTACCTCGAGGACAAAGCGAGGGGCTTCCAGACACAGGATTTCGTCAGGGCAAAGACACTTCCTGAACTTTATGAGCTG GTGAACATTTACAAGCCTGAAGTCCTCTGGTCTGACGGCGACTGGGAAGCCCCCGACTCGTACTGGAACTCAACGCACTTCCTGGCCTGGCTCTTTAACGAGTCTCCAGTGAAGGACAGCGTGGTGGTGAACGACAGGTGGGGCAAAGGTGTCGTTTGCAATCACGGGTCCTACTATACCTGCAGCGACCGATATAATCCAG GTAAGCTCCAGAACCACAAGTGGGAGAACTGCATGACGCTGGACAAGGTCTCTTGGGGCTTCCGCCGAAATGCTCCTCTTCGAAACTACCTCACCATCCAAGAACTCCTCGCCACCTTGGCAGAAACCATCAGCTGCGGAG GTAACTTGCTCGTTAACGTCGGCCCCACGCACGACGGCCATATTCCCGCCATCATGGAGGAGCGCCTTCGGCAACTCGGCTCGTGGCTCGACGTCAACGGCCAGGCTGTGTACGAGTCGACTCCCTGGATCCACCAAAGCGACGCTGTGACGCCGGGCGTGTG GTACACAGCTAAAGGCAACGACGTCTACGCCTTCGTGCTGCGATGGCCCGAGGACGGGGTGGCCATTCTGGGCTCCGTCCTGCCCACCTCAGGCACCAAGGTGTACATGCTCGGTCATGTCGAGAAGCTGAAACCACTGAAG TTCACCAAGACAGACAAGGGTCAGCTGACGGTGATGCTGCCGCCGATGCAACAGGTCAGAGGGCAGTGGGTTTGGGTCCTCCTGCTCTCGGACATCCTGCCAGCCTAG